The Vigna radiata var. radiata cultivar VC1973A unplaced genomic scaffold, Vradiata_ver6 scaffold_165, whole genome shotgun sequence DNA segment ttgatctttgattgaattatatctatttatagctcaaacaaacaattctttattataaacaatttttctgggaaatttttctgaatttcaaGTGTGGTTATactcgaaaaataaaatttttattaaaataaaatacccagtagacgtcagttaatgcaAAACTGACATCTACAGATGTCAATCAATGCATAAAGCGACATCCAATAAGTAACAGTGGACAAAATGATCCAGCGCGTACAGACGTCTCTTTTGTTGACCACTGACGTCTATGTTAACGTCTATTGTGGCTACGCCTGATGTCTATGTAGATGTCGGATTTGTACACAGCAAACGTCTAGATAGACGTCTGTCATTACCTGACTGATGTAAAGTTAACGTCACTAGAATAGACGTTGGTTCCGTAAGTGACgtcaaaagcccaaaataactgacgttaaacagcgtttttccactagtgaaacAACACTCAACGAAATATTGATTATAGAATGTAACGTCTTACATTGGTATGTCCTAAAGGATAATACTAAATGAAATAAGTGCTTATTAGATATAACAATCTATCCAAAGTATTGAACGAGataaaaatttacaaagaaTGTAATATTTGAAGTAAAATATGTCTAAACGCAAGTAACGTCTATTATAAAGGAAACATAATTCATGCAAACGTTCTTGCAATGTCTAAACATAATCCACTAAGCGTTTGACAAAATGAATTATCTAGGATATCAGTATAATGCGCTAAACGccatcaaatatataattatatgatatCTCAAACATGTGCCATGCATAGATATAAAAAGCATCGAACGCTAAAGAACTCCTAACATGGTTTCTAATCACCTAGtgcttgaaaaaaaatgttaaagccTCTACACATCAAGCTTTGCTAAACATAACTAAATGATGTACTAGAGCTTAGACAATCTTATGAAATAATCATTTATAAGATCATATCATAACACATCAAATGTTTTGCCTTCAAACAATGCCTTTATCAAACAATGTTGACATGTgccaaaatttttttaacacacaACATGCTTAATGATCATCATTggttaaaacatttaatttgtacaaaaaattgttttgttgcTTGCATGCTTTATTCTCATTGTTTGTGTAGGTAGTATCAACACCAAACTTTATTTAGAAGCTCTGCTCAAATAACAAAAAGACGTTGATAGATATGAAGACATTCCTGGAATGTTTCCTCAAAGTATTTAGTTCTAGAGAACCATACAAgctacatatatataaaagaaaacaccGATAAAGCATTGTCACTCTACAACATGGACCTAAGTTTGACCAACAACCTAAATAGGCTATGAAGTCTATCTATAAGTCAACTTTGTGTCCAACAGTCATCTCTTAAGAGGGCTATATAAAGAGGATTCAAAGAAGAGAAGATGATGTTGAAGATTACTgaaaaaacaagagaaaagagaacATATACAAGAAAGATCATTGAATACTTACTCTACTACTCTTCATTGTCTGAAGCTCTTCATTCTAAGAGAAAGAACTTTACatgttttcatatttcattGTATTGTATTTATCCTCTCACTAAGAGTTATCTAAATCTATACTTGTAATCAAACACTGATTATGTTTATATATGATAAGTGTGATAATTACCTATTATTTGCATTTATAATAATCTATTTTGCATATGTTGTGTTAAATTCCCATGAAAAGATGTACACATTGTGTATAAATGTTTCTAGGTGTGTATGATTGCCtttgtatgtttattttgtaGGAAAATAAGGattggagaagaagaaaatgtctCTTCCCTGCACAATTCGCTCAAGCTAGCAATCATTCCGTCAAGCTAATAACTAAACCCATTTGCTCAAGTGAATGGTGCTGCTCGCTCAAGCAAGCCATATTATTTAATTCGCCCAGACAATTTTTGCAATGGGAATGCTGCAGAAGCTCTCCAGCTCGAGTTTAGACGATTCCAAAGTGCAAGGCCACCATCTTCCACCATCCAATCCATCTTTTTCACTTCATCTTGCTTCCTTGATGTCTATGTGTAGCTAAAACTCCATATCATTGGGGGTTGGAAGTAAAGTTCCGAAACTCTTGTAAACTTCTCCATTTAATGCATGATCTTTGatgaattttgtgttttatttttttttattcatgacTATGATGGAAATCTGAGCTATTTGAATGGTTTAAATCATTGGAAAATGGATGAGACCGTAGACATAGGTAGAACAACTAAGTATATTCGATTCTAGACAGAGATTGAAGTGTTTAGTCATCATTAAATATAGTACTTAATGCAAATCTTGTTCTGAAATAGCTAAGGAATTAGTGGATTTTGTTCAAAGGTTTAGAACTTTTCATCTAAGGAATTAGAGGCTTGTATGCTTATGATGTTGATGCATGATTCTAGAAGAACAATATTTTGTAGAGAAGAATACTAAGTTTTGAACTTGAAATCTAATCCCGATGAATCTGAACTTGactatttttgtataatttgtaaatttgaaatttaaatttaaattatggaTAAAACTCTTTTGATATTCGTAATTCTAGCTAAATCATTAAATTTTCACAATCAGTAAAATTCAGAACAAAATCtcttaggaaaatgatattctATCTTATCGATTTATTAGTTGATACGATTTGATACACTTGCCAAGGTCACTCAACAATATATTcaaaagtgaattaaaacacttgtattGTTTAACTCAATTAAGTTAAACGTTCTAGTCAGGATTGACTAAAGGAACCTGAAGTGATTAATAATACTTGTATACTGAGAGTTGTTAAACTACGACTAGTCAAGATTGACTAAGGAAACCAAGAGTGATTTATAATACTTAGGAACCAGGAGTGATTGATAATACTTGGTGTGTACCAAAAGTAGTTTGTACTCATTTGTAATCTTTGAAATAGATTAATGGAAACCCTAAAGAGGTCTTAAGAGTGACTAGAGGTAGCTTAGGTTGAGTgaataagtataaaaatgtttttgttgttgctttCCTTGTTTGAAACGTTAtcttaaaatactttattaaaaacACACATCTAACAACTATAACAGATTGTCTAACCCCTACAATAATTAATAACCATTATTTTgcaaaagaatttaaaaactttattttaagcCTCTCTCATCTTTCTAGTGTTTTTCCTGTATTTAAGATTTGATTCATGCTGAACAAATGTTGAGACGAGTTATTTTTGATCAATTTGACTCAAACCTCGTTTAacataaattgagaaaaaaaatttacaattctaaaatgaaaaaaaaaattaaagaactttgaaaataaatagcATTAGTCAAGATTGAGTACAAAAgataatcaatattaataattttatttttagcaaTGATATGATTTTTGAATAGTTTTTTTGAATTTAGTGGTAATTGAAATACTTtgtttgaagaagaaaattaaaattcattatgtttgaatttttttatcaaacaatttttttgaaaagtttaacaATTTGAAATAAGATCAATTCGAATTCAATGTATTTGAGAGTCTTAACTTCTGTCTGGATAAGGTAATTTAAGGGGGTGATTATTCTCTTAAAGTATAtggttattttataaatttaaataatccaGTGAGATTATTCTTCTcctaattaattttcttcttattctcaaaactcaaattttaaatttattatttcttcaaGCTAAACATATGTTAGTTAAAAACGACTATGCTAATTATTGTGAATAAAGCGGTTTAGTTAAAGAATTACAATTATTCAAGATTTAGGCATGTGATAATATTTAGAACAGATAGTTGTTTCCCATTCCAATATATTATAGGTATATTATGGGTGTTGCTTCCTACACCTCTCCAAGTGGGACCTCTACctcccattaatttaatttatttcaaaaatattttatacttccccactatttttttttattccaaaaataccttacacctctccactatccttaacaatcatttatatctaacttcaaatttaagtcatgtaaatgctccattaatgtagagagaagagaaagatggttaaggatagtggggagttgtaggatatttttggaataaaagaaaataatggagaagtgtaaaatatttttgaaataaattaaattaatgaggAGGTACAGGTCTCACTTgggagaggtgtagggagcaacacccgtATACTATTTAATGGTACTAGgagttctttatttttttttccgtcactttcatcaattaaaaaagtcaaggaattaaaactatatattttattaacaatacaGCATGCAAGAGTATTAccaatatatttttgttataccttttcattttaattaattgattgatgTTAGTTCAagactatatataatatatatttgattagcAGTAATTTTTTACTACAAtgtctttattttcattcttaattttttaaaaattatttcaactcaatattagtatttttttttaataggagacgaaattgaaataaaagttttaacatttcactaaaatatgataatgtaaatcatatgatttttaaaatgctAAAACATgaatagtatattttatttatctatttattgaAACAGTGGTAGTAGAGGATAGAAAACCTAGGAAATATGCTTGTGTGCACTAAAATTTTGCTGCATAAGTGgaatacaaaaattaaacactAATGGCATTGTTGGGCAGTCTCATTTAATGCAAGACTGAAAATCTATGGCATTGTTGACTTTACACACAATGGTAGAAGAAGTTTGGTGTACATGTATTGGCCACAGTAACCTATTCTCTTCTGAAAGACAACCTAGATGCAGAACTTGCTAGCTGTTCCCAAGCCATAACAATTAAAGTTTTCTCCTTTGAGGAACCAAGGTGGGTTGGAAATTGAAAACTGGTAAATCAGATTATTTGCTTTCTATCAGGTGCACTCAGTTTTCCATGTTTATGTGATTGCTTTCTGAATATCTATTTATGAATACAGAAAGCCTATACAACTATATTACATATATACCATGAATTAGTGGTTAAAATCAACCAATTGAAACTGTTTCTGAGGAAAATATACCTTGCATATTTTATATGTTGATATTATTTATACCTAGGGCATGTATGTCTCTGTCATGGTCCAACAAACGAGGTGGCTCTGTGTTATTGATTTCACTGTCAAGggatattatatacatattcaTGTGAACTTTTCTAGTTGTATTGAGTAGGAAATAAAGATGAGAAAATAAGTTTTCTGAAACCTAAACCCTTTTAGAGCAAGGATAACAAAGAAAATGGTGTGTACCTTCAATTAGTACCACATTTGCACACTAATTCCTTgagattttgataaaaaaagaaaagtgtttgTGGAGAGAGAATTTGGATGTGTTAGACATGTCCAACTAAATTTTAGTCATGTGGTGAAGGTTCTTGAGAAAAGTTCAGGCTTTATTACTGGAAGAAGTGAATTAATAGCAAGAGTAAATGCACCCTGCAAGACATCAACTAACCACACACTCTTCCCACCTGCTAATATTTACTTCACTTCTTTGAACCATTTTATATTCCATGCTTTCTCCCTTCTTCAAACCACTTCAAAATCCTCACCATTCTCTCTATTATACATCTCTCTTGTGTTCTAAGCAGCTAGAAGCAACAATGGAGAGGAAAAGAAGCCATACCTCTCTTACCATGCTTGCAATGCTTGTTGGATTACTCTCTCAGAGCCTTGTCATTCCTGTGATGTCCATAACTGTTGAAGATCAGAAGAACTACTACTACACTCCAGATCCACATGCTGGAAATCCCCCCTCAGGTTTCTCTGATTCTCTGTGTAATCCTCTAACTGAAGTACCTACATTAGTCTAATACTCATGCAAGAGGCATGCATAGTATATGTATCTACCAACTTTATGAGCTAAGATAAGATAATTTTTCATAGCATGGAGTTTGAAATGAACCAAGTTGGAAGTTCATAGAAGATTTATATAGGATACTGAAATACATTGTCTTGATATCTTCTTATTCACTCATTTCAGGCTCACACAGGAGTCCTCCATCTCATGGCCATGGAAGCTCTCCACCATCACATGGTGGAGGAAACTGTGGATCATCACCCCCACATCATGATCCAACGCCCTCCACTCCATCGACCCCATCCACACCATCAAACCCTCCTTCAGGTGGATACTATGGAGGTAGCCCCCCAACACCTATCACAGTGAGCCCACCAACCACCCCAGTAGACCCTGGCACCCCCTCTATCCCCTCACCACCTTACATTCCTTCCCCATCTCCTTTCACTGGCACATGCAAGTAAGTTACTTTCACCATTTTAAGAGTACATGAATTTCTAACAATATTCTTAAACCGAACAGGAATAGAATGTTGTGATAtgaaactataaaagaaaaaggttgttTCACACCATTTACACTTATTTAGAATAAAATggtcataataaataaaaataaaaaaacggaATGATAATATCACATGGGAGTAAAATTATTTCGGATGTAAAAGCACTACATTATCCaagtataaaatatatcaatacatCCAAGTTACTTTCCACcattttcttgttctttcttttcttttcctttcatgtCACATAGCAGTTTATACTGTATGACAAGGGTACAAGGAGAAGTATAAGGAAAAATGACgtaaaatgaattttgttatgtaatatataatttatagtaAGTTGTTACATTACTTTCTGTGATATTCTCAATGTATAGTTTTAGACTTGTCACTTGTCTCTCTTCCTATTTCTATCTCATCTGATATATCAAAAGAACAATGCAAACCAGACTAAATATTTTGGTGCTATATATAAGATGATGgatgttttgtttgaatgttcAGCTACTGGAGGAATCATCCAGCAATCATATGGGGAATCCTAGGGTGGTGGGGAACCCTTGGAAGTGCATTTGGTGTGACCAGTGTTCCAGGGTTCAGTCCTGGTCTGAGCTTGCCACAAGCACTTTCCAACACCAGAACCGATGGTCTAGGAGCACTCTACAGAGAAGGCACAGCTTCATTCCTCAACTCCATGGTGAACACCAAGTTCCCTTACACAACCAACCAAGTCAGAGAGAGATTTGTGGCCTCACTCGGTTCTAACAAAGCTGCACAAGCACAAGCTCAGCTCTTCAAGATGGCCAATGAAGGAAGAATGAAGCCTAGACCATAGATTCATCATTTAGTCTTAGTTTTATTTGGTGTGTCAATTTACTGTGTGAATTTAAAgcatttatgtttcatatttctgTTAGTTTCTGTCATTCAATCCTCTCACATGCGTTATTAATATGTCTTTAGATGGatatcatgtttttttcttccaaatttaaTGCAAACTTTGTGGTATTGGTTGAATAAAGTTTATTCatctgtttaaattttaaatgaatcaGCGCTTTCTAcaagttattatattattttcaaattcatatgaaaacacaattttttcattttacaaaaaatatttagtaatttttaatcaattgtttgaattcaaaagaatcttgtggttctaaaaaaaagttattttaaccaTTACACTTTCGAAAAAAATTATTGTggttagaaaaagaaataactttaaagaagatttttcaatttctcaaaTCTGGTTGAGAGTAAGATAAGTTTTGCCTCTATTTGTATAATTTGTTCTTACTCTTAGTTTATGTGTATTTTAACacttatttaaaagtatttaacaGTAATTTGATCTCTTTTATATAGCAAAATACTGCTTCAAAATTAGTTAATGTATATTAGATATAcataatgtattaaattttcttttctgtttttctttttctctcattttcttttattatatcaaCTTATTCCTTTAATAAAATTCCTGTGACATCCAAAGtcataaatcttttataaaactcatttattgaagATGATATCTATATCACGGTCCAAAACGGTCATCGCAACACATTATTCTTGGGATCGTGCGGCTATGACTGTGACCAACTGCTCCTACAGTCAATCTAtagagaaattattttaatattgattaatttaaaacaaaatatgattattattaattcagTTATAATTAGATTgttattaattcaaaattcattttaaagtctataaatattattgagGTAAAGagatagaaaatgaaatttaatacgTTTTAATAGTTTGAgggcttaattgatttttttgtcTCCAGTTTTGTTTAAGTGTGTCAAGTTGGtctatctttttaaaaaagtgtcAATTGCGTTCATAGTTGGTAAAATTTGCCTCAATCTAGTCCCTTCtgtcaaaatataaacaaacggAGTTAAaagtttgatgatgtggcaaaaaaattcaacaactttttctctttcctttatTCTTATGCTCCAGTGCACCCatatgtttctttctcttttctctctatctGCTGTTAGTTTAGACAAGACATTTTCTCTGTGCATAGCAACCTAGCATATGCACTTACCAAAGAAGTCCAAGCCGCAACCCCACTCTTTCCATGGCCACAACCCAATATCCTATACACCAAGCCATGAACTACTATCCCAATTCGACTATCCCCCAAGGACGAACAAGCGGATAACAATCAACACAACCCACACACACAAGCCCATTAATCATCGTGTTATATGAAACGTAGTCCCTCATAGGACTATCATCAAACACCTTGCATGCATTGGGGGCATCCTtgagaacaaaataaaactgCAAAAGAGCGTTTACAACAAAGAAATGGGCGTGATGAGGGATTTCAGAGAGAATGGTGGAAGTGGTTGGTGACGAAGAAGTAGATGAGTGGGGCCATAAGGAAAGAATCGCGATGGCGCCCTATGACCACCGCTTGGCCTGGATTTAGAGAGCTTGGTGAATGGTTTTGCATAAAGCTAACAGTGCTTTCAAACTCCTCATTTTTTGCTCTTCCCTGTCGTGCTAATTAACATTTTCGTCTATCCATCAACTGCGACAAGGGGTCAATCACTTGACCGGCAAGGGTAGGTAGAGACAACAAGAGAAGCTCTTGTTTGACATCCAAATCTtggaatttttcattttgacgAGCGTCAACTTACTCTGAAGGAATTGAAGATGTAATTATGATGATTGTTGTTGAAGGAGGCACATACATTCATAGGAAAAGAAGAGTGAAGGATATGGCTCACATATTGGGAGAAGGAGAAAGGGAGCATGCGTGCAGACAcccatttcaattttcaaatcctAATTGCAAGCCCCGTTTGTCGTCGTCATTTCTATACTCTACAATCAATTTTTGGGGGTAAAgctgaaattgaaattttcttaaacacatttcaaaaaaaaataaaacattaaattatttaaaatttcattaaaaatagagaagaaataGGCACACAGGAAAGAGAAACATAAAGATGTCACGAAACAGAGGAGAGATAAAAAAGTTGTTGACTTTtttgccacatcatcaaacttTTAACtccttttgtttatatttaacggaagggactagATTGAGGCAAATTTTACCAGCTATGGACGCAATTGatacttttttaaaaggatGGACCAACTTGACACACTTAAACAAAATTgaggacaaaagaagcaattaaacctagTTTGAGCTATCGAATATTTATTGACTTTGATTTGAGTACTTTATGCATATAACATCTAAACATTACATATGAATACAAACACTAGtaaataaacaactttttaacCCGCACATTACGTTTCAGTTTCAAAAAAAACCGAAGCATATAAAAATGTAATggcaatttcataattatagCGACACTATATGTCTCGAATCAGTTCGAACCGATGTTTAATAGGGTATACTACCTTAGTTCTTTGACCAACAGAAGCAAAAAATCCTACTAACTCAATGCAAATGAAACTTTTCACCTAACAACTTTTCAAAATAGGTCTACTGTCTCGGTTCTCTTACCCACCCAGGCAAAAAAACCCTAACAACTTTTTTGAAATAGGTCTACTATctcggttctctgaccaacggAGACAAAAACCCTGACAACTTTTTCGAAATAGGCCTACTACctcggttctctgaccaaccaaTATAGTATGTCCTGCCAGAAACTGATTCAGAACATTTAAAATCCATTTTATCAACCTCTAATACCTCGGTTCCATTTTAACCAATGTCATAGGCCCTTTATGCCTCGGTTTAAGCGCGAACCGAGGCCTATAATTAGtagatattttcaaaatattcatttacaattttattttgaattttttctagAAGGTTTACGCATCAGTTGTTTTTATAACCGTGGTAATAACTTCTTCAATAGTTATATTCTAACCGCGTAAATCAATAAGcacattttctctctttcttcttcttcttccgcCAGAGAATGCGTAAAATTTTTGAACTTATTGTTCCATGTTGCTTCCTTTATTTCTCTCGAGCGAACTATGTTTTTCGTTGTTGTCATCGGTCGTTCACAGTCGCCATTGGTTATTCGTCATCATCTTGGACCGTTCATCGCCGCCCTCAGCCGTTCGTAGTCGCTTTCGACCATTTGTCACCGCCTTCGATTGTTTCATCGTTGCCTCCGTTGTccttgataaaaaagaaaacaaatgaatttgAATATGCAGAAGTTCccattttctaaaagaaaaataaaaaaggcatCTACCGTCACGGTTCAAAACCAACCGAGGCAAAAGATCTCCACATACTACTTCGATTCAGAACCGATGCAAAAAAGTTATCCCTTTTTGTCTTGTCTGTATATATACCTCAATTTAGGAACCGGATGAAAATAAGCTGTGTCATTGACTTTTACTATAAAACAAACATTTGAACCTAATAATCCATACAACAGTAACTCGTTGACATCAAACCTTACccgaaataatattaaagtcataaatttatgattaactgtttgattttgtgaaacttctttattgaattttaaatagatTGTATGAatcataatgataaaaaaaatatttaaaagcaacttctaataagtttgagaaaaaaaatcataaaagtaaatataaaaatcttacaataaaataaaagttatgatataatcttaaaaaatatatagtatataatgagaaaaaagaaattaagaaataaaattgtagtTGAAATAGAGATAATCTTAATTATACCTTAAAAGATTCCAACCATTTTAAATGTTGTGTATGATTTCTAGTAATGGTTGTTGGCAATAGCCATGGCAGGACCGGTAAGTGCAATTAATATGAAAGAATAAAGGCTAAAAGGCTATTGTTTggtttgaaacattaaaaatggcaataaaatttgatttcaaagTTATATCATTCTCAAtaactttcattaaaaaatttactccctcttattatttaatatttaatatgcgTTTAATTAACTTCAAGTAAGATTTTACTTGGTTAACCTTTTATTTCATGTAactaatttagattttattaaaatagctTGTTTATTGGCTTGGTTTGGTTCCATGtatctatataaatattatatatatatatatatatatatatatatatatatataatatttatatacgaCAACATATAATTAATGACTTGAAGTGTTAGGTTGGGATATCAAAATTTCACACTGATGcctattttttgaattttaataataataaacagatattttcatttaaatttagattagctgaaaatttttattgatatcctaaattcatattaattaaaattcggcaagaacaaaaataactaCTCCATCcgtttcaaaattattataacataaaTCTATTACATATTAGAATAGCAACTAATATGTACCATtgtttaacaataattttattgaaatagttttattttttttcataaatacataattttaactaattaagaaaaagaaactagTTAATTCACAGACATACTATAAAGAACAATATTTCATCATAAGATAGTAAAAtcatcaatattttcaaaattttggtatATTTAAAGGGAGGTATTATTTGTCAATCTTTCCAtctaataagtatttttatttttaatttatattgtacATGTAATGTGTAGAAGATCAGGGATACTAAAAGACTCCAATATTAAGCCACGGTTTGTGAGATattactagtgcaaaaacgctgatgAACGTCATCTTATAGACATCAGTTATAGGTAAGCTCGATGTATATTGATGATCGGTGGCATttccgtaaataagttggcaatATAGGCGTCCATTAGGTCAATATTCAACGTCTATATAATTTTTGATGTCGGCCCTTCCAAGCTGAcgtatatattttcttatggttaggtgaaaagtcatttccttcagcgttatagacgtcggttagttagggcccccgacgtctatatgacatAAATTAATGATGCTCACCAacttgtcagacatatagacgtcgggcttCTGTTAGCTGACGCCTATAAGTTTGTCAGgcaggtgaatagtcactcttttcagcCTTAGAAACGTCGGATCTCGCCACATTGACGggccccaacgtctatatggcggacaTTAATGCTACTCACTAACTTGTCAGACCTATAGACGTTTGTTGCCTTAGGAATCAAAGTCTATAATCCTACCAGGTATGTGAAAAATCATTCGTTTCCGCCCACGAAATGTCTCATGCCTcaaagccgacgtctatatagtacaaaaatattaatt contains these protein-coding regions:
- the LOC106779657 gene encoding protodermal factor 1-like isoform X1, with amino-acid sequence MERKRSHTSLTMLAMLVGLLSQSLVIPVMSITVEDQKNYYYTPDPHAGNPPSGFSDSLCSHRSPPSHGHGSSPPSHGGGNCGSSPPHHDPTPSTPSTPSTPSNPPSGGYYGGSPPTPITVSPPTTPVDPGTPSIPSPPYIPSPSPFTGTCNYWRNHPAIIWGILGWWGTLGSAFGVTSVPGFSPGLSLPQALSNTRTDGLGALYREGTASFLNSMVNTKFPYTTNQVRERFVASLGSNKAAQAQAQLFKMANEGRMKPRP
- the LOC106779657 gene encoding protodermal factor 1-like isoform X2 — protein: MERKRSHTSLTMLAMLVGLLSQSLVIPVMSITVEDQKNYYYTPDPHAGNPPSGSHRSPPSHGHGSSPPSHGGGNCGSSPPHHDPTPSTPSTPSTPSNPPSGGYYGGSPPTPITVSPPTTPVDPGTPSIPSPPYIPSPSPFTGTCNYWRNHPAIIWGILGWWGTLGSAFGVTSVPGFSPGLSLPQALSNTRTDGLGALYREGTASFLNSMVNTKFPYTTNQVRERFVASLGSNKAAQAQAQLFKMANEGRMKPRP